CCCGATGACAGCCTGCTCAGGGCCCTGATCATTGCCCAGCACAAGGGCATCGATGTAAAGCTGATCACACCACGCAACTCCAACCATGCGCTGGCTGATCTGGGGCGCAGCAGCTATATGCGAGAACTGGAAGATGTCGGTGTGCATGTCGCCTTGTATGAAGAACGCATGCTGCACGCCAAAGCCATCCTGCTGGACAGCAGCGGTGTCATGCTCGGCTCGGTCAACATGGATAATCGCAGCCTGTTCCTCAACTATGAGGTCGCTACCTTCGCCTACTCTCCGGACATCATTGATGAGGTAGAAAGCTGGATGCTGGGGTTGTTACAGCACTCCAGCCGCAACATGCAGAAAGTGAAGGTGTTTCGTCGCTTCTTTGAAAATCTGATGCGTATCTTCGCTCCGCAGTTATAGAGCGAGCTAACGCCTACTGGCGCTGGAGGCCTCATGTTCAAGCCCAGCATCATCCATCACCGCTGTGGGCGTACACCACCGCGTGTGATGCTTCAGCAGGATTTCGGGCTGCTTTGTCTGAATGCCCATAAGAATAATCAGCGGGCCGCCTTCCAGCGTTTTTTCCGCGCCCAGACCCATCATCTGCCACTCGATATCGTGCTGTTTCAGGAGGCAGCGTTCAGTGGTGAAGACTTCTTTCTGGACCAGTTCTGCTATGAAGCGGCACCCAATCTGCAAGTCAAAGGGCGCTACTATGGCGTGCTCAATGCCAGTGATACCCGCGTACTGGATGCTTCGCCGCTGCTGAGCTTTACACAGGAAGTGTTTATCAAGACGCACAAGAGCGCGCTGATCACCTATTACCCACTGCCGGGCGCAACCCACGATGCCAGCACGGATAGCCACAGCCTGTGCGTGGCGAATATTCACGCCATCAATTTCAAGGGATTAAAGGAATATCAGGCAGAAGTCAGCCTGCTGGCCGAAGCGCTCTGCCATCATCGTGGACCCATGATTGTCGCAGGTGATTTCAATAGCTGGAGTACCCGCAGGGAGCTGACACTACAGCAGTTTTGCCACGCTCTGGAACTGCGCCCCATTCATTTTCAGCACCCGCATCTGATCAAGCGTTTTATGGGGCACCCGCTCGATCATATCTTCTACCGTGGTCTGTCTCTGCATCATGCCAGCTGCCTGTCGAGCAGCCGCTTTTCCGACCATAACATGCTCTATGCCCAGTTCAGGCTGGATACCCGCCAGCATCTGCTGCACTTCAACTGACGGGGCACCGTTCTGGCTACTTGCGGTAGTGGCCACCAGCCCAGTTCAACATGGCCTGCAACAGTTGCTGGATGAGTGCCTGAGTCGGCCGGGCTGTGTCCGCTTCAAAACCGAAAGGATAGTCTTCACTCATATAATTGAGCTGTGCCAATTCCAGCTGTACTGCATGCCAGTGCTGCTCAGGTCTGCCAAAGCAACGGGTGATATATCCCCCTTTGAAGCGACCATTCAGTACGTGGCTAAATTGCTGCTGCGCTGCACAGGCGGCCACCAGTGCTGACTGCATATCCGGCGCGCAGCTTTCGCCACTGTTGGTACCCAGATTGAAATCCGGCAAACGGCCATCGAACAACCGGGGAACCTCCGAGCGGATGGAGTGGGCATCAAACAGCAAGGCATAGCCAAACTCATCCCGCAGCCGGCTCAGCTCGCGTTCGATCTGCTGGTGGTAAGGTTTCCAGATCATTTCCAGATAGCGATCATGTTCCTCCCTGCTCGGCGCCAAACCGTCCCTGAACAATGGAGTGCCATCAAAGTTGATATCGGGAAACAACCCCGTGGTGGCAGTCTGATACAGTGGCTGATCATCGGCCGGGCGGTTCAG
This Pokkaliibacter sp. MBI-7 DNA region includes the following protein-coding sequences:
- a CDS encoding endonuclease/exonuclease/phosphatase family protein; the protein is MFKPSIIHHRCGRTPPRVMLQQDFGLLCLNAHKNNQRAAFQRFFRAQTHHLPLDIVLFQEAAFSGEDFFLDQFCYEAAPNLQVKGRYYGVLNASDTRVLDASPLLSFTQEVFIKTHKSALITYYPLPGATHDASTDSHSLCVANIHAINFKGLKEYQAEVSLLAEALCHHRGPMIVAGDFNSWSTRRELTLQQFCHALELRPIHFQHPHLIKRFMGHPLDHIFYRGLSLHHASCLSSSRFSDHNMLYAQFRLDTRQHLLHFN
- the hutG gene encoding N-formylglutamate deformylase — encoded protein: MYQAFEFRQGKLPLLISMPHTGTWLTDAVAAGLTEEALKLQDTDWHMPRLYDFAEAMGASLLMANYSRYVVDLNRPADDQPLYQTATTGLFPDINFDGTPLFRDGLAPSREEHDRYLEMIWKPYHQQIERELSRLRDEFGYALLFDAHSIRSEVPRLFDGRLPDFNLGTNSGESCAPDMQSALVAACAAQQQFSHVLNGRFKGGYITRCFGRPEQHWHAVQLELAQLNYMSEDYPFGFEADTARPTQALIQQLLQAMLNWAGGHYRK